In Drosophila yakuba strain Tai18E2 chromosome 2R, Prin_Dyak_Tai18E2_2.1, whole genome shotgun sequence, a single genomic region encodes these proteins:
- the LOC6532079 gene encoding uncharacterized protein LOC6532079 encodes MEMAPILFLMFSFLMRPTRCSLNCPTGKSNPLQFHLVRQCQRAAADDALALENTSSLQECAHLAHELRGLALNYAPGGPKRRLNSFDQRSLGKAKEKEQRNRSRLSVFEQPGEFFNCHVLRCPQNNTFSGMFNDSRFDYYSLYGRPTVVRNYSCIPEVGLFVVYTQPSAYLNASLTCSNSSEFTGSLAHIASEQRTNLLAHWLLEFNRKSESQAEGNVYLAYVGLVYNSSTSLSPLDFRNSQRESLQCFLYRAWEAGHPRVGGELSNASCVALTPQGTWQTLNCDRELPFICEIHTARSTFAWERSGSELDIGPNAVLECGND; translated from the exons ATGGAGATGGCACCCATCCTGTTTCTCATGTTCAGCTTTCTGATGAGACCGACAAGGTGCTCCTTGAACTGTCCCACTGGAAAGTCGAACCCCCTGCAGTTTCACCTGGTTCGCCAGTGCCAACGAGCCGCAGCCGATGACGCACTGGCCCTGGAAAACACATCCTCTCTGCAGGAATGTGCTCACTTGGCTCATGAGCTGCGGGGCCTGGCCTTGAACTACGCGCCAGGAGGACCGAAAAGGAGGCTAAACTCATTTGACCAGAGGTCCTTGGGCAAGGCAAAGGAAAAGGAGCAGCGCAATCGAAGTCGATTGAGTGTCTTCGAACAGCCAGGGGAGTTCTTCAACTGCCATGTCCTGAGGTGTCCGCAGAATAACACATTTTCAGGGATGTTCAACGACAGTCGCTTCGACTATTACAGCTTATATGGAAGACCAACAG TCGTTAGGAACTACAGCTGCATACCGGAGGTTGGACTGTTCGTGGTGTATACTCAGCCCAGTGCCTACTTGAATGCCTCGCTGACCTGTTCCAACTCTTCGGAGTTCACTGGCAGCCTGGCCCACATCGCCTCCGAGCAGAGAACCAACTTATTGGCCCATTGGCTACTGGAATTTAACAGAAAATCGGAGTCTCAGGCAGAAGGCAATGTCTATCTGGCCTATGTGGGTTTGGTCTACAACAGCTCTACGTCCTTGAGTCCACTCGATTTCAGGAACTCGCAACGGGAGAGCTTGCAGTGCTTTCTTTACCGAGCCTGGGAAGCAGGTCATCCTCGCGTTGG TGGCGAGCTGAGCAACGCCAGCTGCGTGGCCTTGACGCCGCAGGGAACCTGGCAAACCCTGAACTGCGACCGGGAGCTGCCCTTCATCTGCGAAATCCACACGGCGCGCTCAACTTTCGCCTGGGAGCGCTCCGGTTCCGAGCTGGACATCGGCCCAAATGCAGTCCTCGAGTGCGGCAACGACTGA